A genomic segment from Halomonas sp. TA22 encodes:
- a CDS encoding DUF4365 domain-containing protein, translating to MLPVQTIEELISESYVSAIVARSGFVPNSISKDFGIDLEVRNITSYGNKRIDMGAFLSLQLKASVNWSLEDDYVVYDMEADAFNRLVFRRDQSALPCALVLCCLPDDKSLWMAACEDELTIKKCCYYYFVEGPESPNSSSKRIRIPRDHLLTPESLLGLKEKLLMGAVS from the coding sequence ATGCTCCCAGTTCAGACCATTGAAGAGCTAATTAGCGAATCCTACGTCAGTGCGATTGTCGCTCGGTCTGGCTTTGTTCCGAATTCGATTTCAAAGGACTTTGGTATTGATCTTGAAGTTCGCAATATCACTTCCTATGGAAACAAGCGTATTGATATGGGCGCATTTCTTTCGCTGCAGCTTAAAGCAAGCGTAAATTGGTCTCTGGAAGATGACTATGTTGTCTACGATATGGAAGCCGATGCATTCAACCGACTTGTTTTCAGGCGGGACCAGTCAGCTTTGCCATGTGCTTTGGTTTTGTGCTGTCTACCAGATGATAAATCTTTGTGGATGGCCGCGTGTGAAGACGAGTTGACCATAAAAAAATGCTGTTACTATTACTTCGTCGAAGGGCCTGAATCTCCCAACTCAAGCTCGAAGCGTATTAGAATACCTAGAGATCACTTGCTTACGCCAGAATCATTGCTGGGCCTTAAAGAAAAGCTACTCATGGGGGCTGTCTCATGA
- a CDS encoding dihydrofolate reductase family protein, whose amino-acid sequence MGLLTFSLNITLDGCVDHQEGIADDETHAFFTGLMDECGAMLWGRVTYEMMESYWPAVARRDVEAPPAVHEWAVKLEVKPKYVASRTRTDFRWTNSHHIAGDLRSGVQKLKDATPAGVLVGSGKLATELDRLDLIDEYKFLIHPRIAGHGPTLYQSGLPNTRQLELVSAKPLSNCAVSMYYRRVRG is encoded by the coding sequence ATGGGACTTTTGACCTTCAGCCTCAACATCACTCTGGACGGTTGTGTTGACCACCAGGAGGGAATTGCCGACGACGAGACGCATGCCTTCTTCACCGGTCTAATGGACGAGTGCGGGGCGATGCTGTGGGGCCGTGTCACCTATGAGATGATGGAGAGCTACTGGCCAGCAGTTGCCCGCAGGGATGTGGAGGCACCGCCGGCAGTGCACGAGTGGGCGGTAAAGCTGGAGGTCAAGCCGAAGTACGTCGCTTCGAGGACGCGAACGGACTTTCGATGGACCAACAGCCACCACATCGCTGGCGATCTGCGTTCGGGCGTGCAAAAGCTCAAGGACGCAACCCCGGCTGGTGTGCTCGTCGGTAGCGGCAAGCTTGCAACTGAGCTGGATCGGCTGGACCTGATTGATGAGTACAAGTTTCTTATTCACCCAAGGATAGCTGGCCACGGTCCGACCCTGTACCAGAGCGGGCTGCCTAACACACGGCAGCTTGAGTTGGTTTCGGCGAAGCCGCTTAGTAACTGCGCAGTCTCCATGTACTACCGGCGCGTGCGCGGCTAA